One window of the Deltaproteobacteria bacterium genome contains the following:
- a CDS encoding YeaH/YhbH family protein: MATAVDVAPGGARVADSGSGAAGLLDEVRALRADLDALRDRPEPATAADIERLRTELERLATVDRDLSRRLDERLPAASADPAADGVAGVPWTALIAGMLAGWGLARLAQRRKERRQRGRLRV, from the coding sequence ATGGCGACCGCGGTCGACGTCGCGCCGGGCGGGGCTCGGGTGGCGGACTCCGGCTCGGGAGCCGCCGGACTTCTCGACGAGGTCCGTGCGCTCCGAGCCGACCTTGATGCGCTTCGTGACCGTCCGGAGCCCGCGACGGCGGCGGACATCGAACGGTTGCGCACCGAGCTCGAGCGGCTGGCGACCGTGGACCGAGACCTTTCCCGCCGCCTCGACGAGCGGCTCCCGGCTGCATCCGCCGACCCGGCCGCGGACGGCGTGGCCGGCGTCCCCTGGACGGCGCTCATCGCCGGCATGCTCGCGGGCTGGGGTCTCGCGCGACTGGCGCAGCGGCGGAAGGAACGCCGCCAGCGGGGTCGGCTGCGGGTCTGA
- a CDS encoding PilN domain-containing protein: MIRINLLPAEDAARAAGRRHDLALGVLVLAMATFGLIVAHTWQRARVVVAEREQRRITQELVAIQGPYADVTRMEQQKQELREKLRVIAELEARKVGPVRLLEDLSGATPDKLWLLEFADTGGAVKISGLGVDEQTVADFLRRLASSPYFRRIDLEETSQVDQDGIKHKKFVISGEIDYTGGGPRGATEASAARPGKGPGAGR, encoded by the coding sequence ATGATCCGCATCAACCTGCTGCCCGCCGAGGACGCGGCGCGCGCCGCGGGGCGCCGCCACGACCTGGCGCTCGGGGTGCTCGTGCTCGCCATGGCCACCTTCGGGCTCATCGTCGCCCACACCTGGCAGCGCGCGCGGGTCGTCGTTGCCGAGCGCGAGCAGCGGCGCATCACGCAGGAGCTGGTCGCGATTCAGGGACCGTACGCCGACGTGACGCGCATGGAGCAGCAGAAGCAGGAGCTGCGCGAGAAGCTGCGCGTGATCGCCGAGCTGGAGGCACGGAAGGTCGGTCCCGTGCGCCTGCTCGAGGACCTCTCGGGTGCGACGCCCGACAAGCTCTGGCTCCTGGAATTCGCCGACACCGGCGGCGCGGTGAAGATCTCTGGGCTCGGCGTCGACGAGCAGACGGTGGCGGACTTCCTGCGCCGGCTCGCGAGCTCACCGTACTTCCGGCGGATCGACCTCGAGGAGACGAGCCAGGTGGACCAGGACGGCATCAAGCACAAGAAGTTCGTGATCAGCGGCGAGATCGACTACACGGGCGGCGGCCCGCGCGGGGCGACCGAGGCGTCCGCCGCCAGGCCCGGCAAGGGCCCGGGAGCGGGACGATGA
- the rsmB gene encoding 16S rRNA (cytosine(967)-C(5))-methyltransferase RsmB, producing MPRRRVRTAATDARRLAFEVLIRVESTAAFADVLLARRLADTPLPPREQALATRLVYGTLAWQGRLDAHLAQLVRDTAVDRLDAPVRAALRLGLYQLLFLDRVPAYAAVDASVRLARTAGAGASGLVNAVLRRAAALGAAGLALPPAAGDPLGRLAVEWSHPRWLVARWADEFGAEALPALLAANNERAPTALRANRTVTTRDALQAELAADGLSTTPGPWAPGGLLVEHGAARLRALGAWHEGRFAFQGEASQLIAPLLGLEPGMRVLDACAAPGGKTAHVAELLGAEAFVLALDRRPGGLRRVLVETTRLGARTVVAAAGDARHPPLAGSFDAVLVDAPCSGLGTLRRHPELRWRRRPEDIPRFAALQREILAGVAPLVRPHGVLVYAVCTLASEENEQVVAALSAAHPRLVVEDVRDHLPPAAAPLADGKGFFRTLPHLHGLDGFFAARLRARD from the coding sequence ATGCCTCGGCGCCGCGTGAGGACGGCGGCGACCGACGCCCGGCGTCTCGCCTTCGAAGTCCTCATCCGGGTCGAGAGCACCGCGGCCTTTGCCGACGTCCTGCTCGCGCGCCGGCTCGCCGACACGCCCCTTCCGCCGCGCGAGCAGGCACTGGCGACGCGGCTCGTCTACGGGACCCTCGCCTGGCAGGGCCGCCTCGACGCCCACCTGGCCCAGCTCGTGCGCGACACGGCGGTCGACCGTCTCGATGCGCCCGTCCGCGCCGCGCTCCGTCTCGGCCTCTACCAGCTCCTCTTTCTCGACCGCGTGCCGGCCTATGCGGCGGTCGACGCCAGTGTCCGGCTGGCCCGCACGGCAGGGGCGGGAGCGAGCGGGCTCGTCAATGCGGTCCTCCGGCGCGCTGCGGCGCTGGGCGCTGCCGGCCTCGCGCTCCCGCCCGCCGCCGGCGATCCGCTCGGACGCCTCGCCGTCGAGTGGTCGCATCCGCGCTGGCTGGTCGCCCGCTGGGCCGACGAATTCGGCGCGGAGGCGCTGCCCGCGCTGCTCGCGGCCAACAACGAGCGGGCGCCGACGGCGCTGCGTGCCAATCGGACCGTCACGACGAGGGACGCGCTCCAGGCGGAGCTCGCGGCCGACGGCCTCTCCACGACGCCGGGCCCGTGGGCGCCGGGCGGGCTTCTGGTCGAGCACGGCGCCGCGCGGCTGCGCGCGCTCGGCGCCTGGCACGAGGGCCGCTTCGCCTTCCAGGGCGAGGCCTCGCAGCTGATCGCGCCGCTCCTCGGCCTCGAGCCCGGGATGCGGGTGCTCGATGCCTGCGCCGCGCCGGGAGGAAAAACCGCGCACGTCGCGGAGCTGCTCGGGGCGGAGGCCTTCGTCCTCGCGCTCGACAGGCGCCCCGGCGGCCTCCGCCGGGTGCTCGTGGAGACGACGCGCCTCGGCGCCCGCACCGTCGTGGCCGCCGCGGGCGACGCGCGGCATCCGCCCCTCGCCGGCTCGTTCGACGCCGTGCTGGTGGACGCGCCGTGCAGCGGCCTCGGCACGCTGCGCCGTCACCCCGAGCTCCGCTGGCGCCGGCGGCCGGAGGACATTCCACGCTTCGCGGCGCTCCAGCGGGAGATCCTCGCCGGCGTTGCGCCCCTCGTCCGGCCGCACGGTGTCCTCGTCTATGCCGTGTGCACCCTCGCGTCCGAGGAGAACGAGCAGGTCGTCGCCGCGCTGTCGGCGGCCCATCCGCGCCTGGTGGTCGAGGATGTCCGCGACCATCTGCCGCCGGCCGCGGCTCCGCTCGCCGACGGCAAGGGGTTCTTCCGCACCCTGCCCCACCTCCACGGCCTGGACGGCTTCTTCGCGGCCCGCCTGCGCGCGCGCGACTGA
- the priA gene encoding primosomal protein N', which produces MHGLVQIAPLPPVPLHDLFTYRVPEPLRPLVRPGMRVRMPLGRQTRTGVVAGFVDVAPPGELRPILDVLDADPFVPPDLLELCRWTAGYYLASLAEVLAAVVPVALPAPGRERVVRLLRRLTPEEEAALARRAPARARAYRVLCAAPGGELGGQAARAGGLDAPAVRALVAAGLAEAGLRPRRRPPGAETAAPRPALAPAQRSALDAIAAAIASRDAASFLLHGVTGSGKTEVFLAAAEHTLAAGRDVLLLVPEIALTHQLVDRVRARFGDALAVLHSGLGPRERWDEWRRVRHGGARLVVGARSAVFAPLPRLGLVVVDEEHDPAYKQEDGLRYNARDVGIVRARLARAVVVLASATPSAESYQAARDGRHVLLELPDRPTAHPLPPIELVRLRGRPPGLLTDELSAALAANLARGEQTLVFLNRRGFAAYLQCPACGVAATCPHCSVTLTWHRAARALVCHHCHHRRRPPPACPACGGPPLAAFGVGTEQIEAALRAVHPLAAVERLDRDAAQRPGAQRRILGSWQSGDTDILVGTQMVSKGHDVPGVTLVAVLLADLSLNVPDFRAAERTFQLLVQVAGRAGRGDAPGRVIVQTFRPEHPSVAAAATHDYAGFMARELERRRALGYPPFSRLVNLRLEGRDGARVEHAAREVAARLRRQARALQLADDAVLGPAPPPVERVRGRYRWQILLRAPDVRALRALARLAAACGPALGRAHVRLAVDVDPYSML; this is translated from the coding sequence ATGCACGGCCTCGTCCAAATTGCACCGCTCCCGCCCGTGCCGCTGCACGACCTCTTCACCTATCGCGTGCCCGAGCCGCTGCGCCCGCTCGTCCGACCCGGCATGCGGGTCCGCATGCCGCTCGGGCGGCAGACGCGCACGGGCGTGGTGGCCGGCTTCGTCGACGTCGCGCCACCCGGCGAGCTCCGCCCCATCCTCGACGTGCTGGACGCGGATCCCTTCGTGCCGCCCGACCTGCTCGAGCTCTGCCGCTGGACGGCCGGCTACTACCTGGCCTCGCTCGCCGAGGTACTCGCCGCCGTCGTCCCCGTGGCCCTGCCGGCTCCCGGCCGCGAACGCGTCGTCCGCCTGCTGCGCCGGCTCACGCCCGAGGAGGAAGCGGCCCTCGCGCGCCGTGCCCCGGCGCGCGCCCGCGCCTACCGGGTGCTGTGCGCCGCGCCTGGCGGTGAGCTCGGCGGCCAGGCGGCGCGCGCCGGCGGGCTCGACGCGCCGGCCGTACGGGCGCTGGTCGCGGCCGGGCTGGCCGAAGCGGGGCTCCGCCCGCGCCGACGCCCACCGGGTGCGGAAACCGCAGCGCCGCGGCCCGCGCTCGCACCGGCCCAGCGGAGCGCGCTCGACGCCATCGCCGCGGCCATCGCGTCCAGAGACGCGGCGTCCTTCCTGCTGCACGGCGTCACGGGCAGCGGCAAGACGGAGGTCTTCCTCGCCGCCGCCGAGCACACCCTCGCCGCCGGGCGCGACGTGCTGCTGCTGGTGCCGGAGATCGCGCTCACGCATCAGCTCGTGGACCGCGTGCGCGCCCGCTTCGGCGACGCGCTGGCCGTCCTGCACAGCGGGCTCGGGCCGCGCGAACGCTGGGACGAGTGGCGGCGGGTCCGCCACGGCGGCGCACGGCTGGTGGTCGGCGCGCGCTCGGCCGTCTTCGCGCCGCTGCCGCGGCTCGGCCTCGTGGTCGTCGACGAGGAGCACGACCCGGCCTACAAGCAGGAGGACGGGCTGCGCTACAACGCGCGCGACGTGGGCATCGTGCGCGCCCGCCTGGCCCGCGCCGTGGTGGTGCTGGCCTCGGCGACGCCGTCGGCCGAGAGCTACCAGGCCGCCCGTGACGGCCGCCACGTGCTCCTCGAGCTGCCCGACCGGCCGACCGCCCACCCGCTGCCGCCGATCGAGCTCGTGCGTCTGCGCGGGCGACCGCCGGGGCTGCTGACCGACGAGCTCAGTGCGGCGCTCGCCGCGAACCTCGCCCGCGGCGAGCAGACGCTCGTCTTCCTCAACCGCCGCGGCTTCGCCGCCTACCTCCAGTGCCCGGCGTGCGGCGTGGCGGCGACCTGCCCGCACTGCAGCGTGACGCTCACCTGGCACCGGGCGGCGCGCGCGCTGGTGTGCCATCACTGCCATCATCGCCGTCGCCCGCCGCCGGCGTGCCCCGCCTGCGGGGGACCGCCGCTGGCCGCGTTCGGCGTCGGCACGGAGCAGATCGAGGCCGCGCTGCGCGCGGTCCACCCGCTCGCCGCCGTCGAGCGGCTGGACCGCGACGCCGCCCAGCGGCCGGGTGCGCAGCGACGCATCCTCGGGAGCTGGCAGTCGGGCGACACCGATATCCTCGTGGGCACGCAGATGGTGAGCAAGGGTCACGACGTGCCCGGCGTGACGCTGGTCGCGGTGCTGCTCGCCGACCTCTCGCTCAACGTCCCCGACTTCCGCGCCGCCGAGCGTACCTTCCAGCTCCTCGTGCAGGTGGCCGGGCGCGCCGGCCGCGGCGACGCGCCCGGCCGGGTGATCGTGCAGACCTTCCGTCCCGAGCATCCGAGCGTCGCCGCCGCCGCGACGCACGACTACGCGGGCTTCATGGCGCGGGAGCTCGAGCGGCGCCGGGCGCTCGGCTACCCGCCCTTCTCGCGCCTGGTGAACCTCCGGCTCGAGGGTCGCGACGGCGCGCGCGTCGAGCACGCCGCGCGCGAGGTCGCGGCGCGGCTCCGCCGCCAGGCGCGCGCCCTCCAGCTCGCCGACGACGCGGTCCTCGGCCCCGCGCCGCCGCCCGTGGAGCGGGTGCGCGGCCGGTATCGCTGGCAGATCCTCCTGCGCGCGCCCGACGTGCGCGCGCTGCGCGCGCTCGCGCGGCTCGCCGCCGCCTGCGGACCCGCGCTCGGCCGCGCGCACGTCCGGCTCGCCGTTGATGTCGATCCGTACAGCATGTTATGA
- a CDS encoding ribulose-phosphate 3-epimerase, giving the protein MSATICRRPRLRSPTARGSSAPCPTSTAWTASSRPACARATEARDIALESQATFRYTTVVPAIAPSILSADFGRLADEVRAAAAAGADWLHVDVMDGHFVPPITVGPAVVEALRRATTLPLDVHLMIQHPERHVSEFVRAGATGVTVHVEAETDVPATLAAIRAAGARPGLALNPPTPLEQVRPFMKLIDLLLVMSVNPGWGGQVFVEGSLEKLAAARRLRSETGTRFLIEVDGGIKPHNASLAAEAGADVLVAGSAVFESHDYAAAIRALRGGAR; this is encoded by the coding sequence ATGTCCGCGACCATCTGCCGCCGGCCGCGGCTCCGCTCGCCGACGGCAAGGGGTTCTTCCGCACCCTGCCCCACCTCCACGGCCTGGACGGCTTCTTCGCGGCCCGCCTGCGCGCGCGCGACTGAAGCACGGGACATTGCCCTGGAATCGCAGGCGACCTTCCGTTACACGACGGTCGTGCCGGCGATCGCGCCCTCCATCCTGTCGGCCGACTTCGGCCGGCTCGCGGACGAGGTGCGAGCGGCCGCCGCCGCCGGCGCCGACTGGCTCCACGTCGACGTCATGGACGGACACTTCGTGCCGCCGATCACCGTCGGGCCAGCGGTGGTCGAGGCGCTGCGCCGCGCCACGACGCTGCCCCTCGATGTGCACCTCATGATTCAACACCCCGAGCGCCACGTCTCCGAGTTCGTGCGCGCCGGCGCGACCGGCGTCACGGTGCACGTCGAGGCCGAGACCGACGTCCCGGCCACGCTCGCCGCGATCCGGGCGGCCGGCGCCCGGCCCGGCCTCGCGCTCAACCCACCGACGCCGCTCGAGCAGGTGCGGCCGTTCATGAAGCTGATCGATCTGCTGCTGGTCATGAGCGTGAATCCCGGCTGGGGCGGGCAGGTGTTCGTGGAGGGGTCGCTGGAGAAGCTCGCCGCGGCGCGGCGGCTGCGCTCCGAGACGGGCACCCGCTTCCTCATCGAGGTGGACGGCGGCATCAAGCCTCACAACGCCTCGCTCGCGGCGGAGGCCGGTGCGGACGTCCTGGTCGCGGGATCGGCCGTCTTCGAGTCCCACGACTACGCCGCCGCGATCCGCGCGCTGCGCGGCGGCGCGCGCTGA
- the def gene encoding peptide deformylase, whose translation MPLRPILAYPDSLLKQRAAPVACIGSDVVRLIEDLTETMYAAPGVGLAATQVGVSQRVIVLDVHDEDESPGKRLLKLINPEIVEREGTIVWEEGCLSVPDLTAPVTRARRVLVRAWTPEEQEVEVEGEELLAVALQHEIDHLEGKLFLDRLSRLKRDLYRARRRKLERQGRKGATGARPVLI comes from the coding sequence ATGCCCCTCCGTCCGATACTCGCCTACCCAGACTCGCTCCTCAAGCAGCGCGCTGCCCCGGTGGCGTGTATCGGCTCCGACGTGGTGCGGCTGATAGAGGACCTGACCGAGACGATGTACGCCGCGCCGGGCGTCGGCCTCGCCGCGACCCAGGTGGGCGTCAGCCAGCGCGTCATCGTGCTCGACGTGCACGACGAGGACGAGTCGCCGGGGAAGCGCCTCCTGAAGCTCATCAACCCCGAGATCGTCGAGCGCGAGGGCACCATCGTCTGGGAGGAGGGCTGCCTCTCGGTGCCGGATCTCACGGCGCCCGTGACGCGCGCGCGCCGCGTCCTGGTGCGCGCCTGGACGCCCGAGGAGCAGGAGGTCGAGGTCGAGGGCGAGGAGCTGCTCGCGGTCGCGCTGCAGCACGAGATCGATCATCTGGAGGGCAAGCTCTTCCTCGACCGTCTCTCGCGGCTGAAGCGCGACCTCTACCGCGCTCGGCGGCGCAAGCTCGAGCGGCAGGGGCGGAAGGGCGCGACCGGAGCGCGCCCCGTCCTCATCTAA
- a CDS encoding helix-hairpin-helix domain-containing protein, translating to MLVGSGRGAVAAGAAPVEEGRRVDLNTASAEELARLPGIGPAKAQAIIEHRAQEPFAKPEDLIKVKGIGEKLYDRLKDQITVGEQKPVSKGRGG from the coding sequence ATGCTCGTCGGGTCCGGGCGCGGCGCCGTCGCCGCCGGCGCCGCGCCGGTCGAAGAGGGACGCCGCGTCGACCTGAACACGGCGAGCGCGGAAGAGCTCGCGCGGCTCCCCGGCATCGGGCCGGCGAAGGCGCAGGCGATCATCGAGCACCGCGCGCAGGAGCCCTTCGCGAAGCCCGAGGACCTGATCAAGGTCAAGGGGATCGGCGAGAAGCTCTACGACCGGCTGAAGGACCAGATCACCGTGGGCGAGCAGAAGCCCGTTTCCAAGGGCCGCGGCGGCTGA
- a CDS encoding methionyl-tRNA formyltransferase: protein MTPWRIVFMGTPAFACPILEHLLARPDPVVAVVSQPDRPRGRGLALVAPETKRLALAHGVPVLQPERVRDAVFQEQLRRLAPDLIVVAAYGKILPRPVLDIPPHGAINVHASLLPRHRGAAPVQWAILAGDRVTGVAIMVMNEEMDAGDILLERQTPIADDDTAGTLGDRLAHLGAAALAEAIDGLQKGTLRPRPQPTEGVTFAPRIEREQGRLDWWRPAEELARVVRAFAPVPSAFTTFGGRVLKVHRAVPEPGPAAAPPGAVLDTGPGGILVMTGAGRLRLLEVQLEGRRRLAAADFLAGHPVPPGTCLGAA, encoded by the coding sequence GTGACCCCCTGGCGCATCGTCTTCATGGGCACGCCCGCCTTCGCGTGCCCGATCCTCGAGCATCTGCTTGCCCGCCCCGACCCGGTGGTGGCGGTCGTCTCTCAGCCCGACCGGCCGCGCGGCCGCGGACTCGCGCTCGTCGCACCGGAAACCAAACGGCTGGCCCTCGCCCACGGTGTCCCGGTGCTCCAGCCGGAGCGCGTGCGGGATGCCGTGTTCCAGGAACAGCTCCGGCGGCTCGCACCCGATCTGATCGTCGTCGCGGCGTACGGGAAGATCCTGCCGCGGCCGGTGCTCGACATCCCGCCGCACGGCGCGATCAACGTCCACGCCTCGCTGCTGCCCAGACACCGCGGCGCCGCGCCGGTCCAGTGGGCGATCCTGGCCGGCGACCGGGTGACCGGCGTCGCCATCATGGTGATGAACGAGGAGATGGATGCCGGGGACATCCTCCTCGAGCGGCAGACGCCGATCGCCGACGACGACACCGCCGGCACCCTCGGCGACCGGCTCGCCCATCTCGGCGCCGCGGCGCTGGCCGAGGCGATCGACGGCCTCCAGAAGGGCACGCTGCGTCCGCGCCCGCAGCCGACCGAAGGCGTCACCTTCGCGCCACGCATCGAGCGCGAGCAGGGCCGGCTCGACTGGTGGCGGCCCGCGGAAGAGCTGGCGCGCGTCGTGCGAGCCTTCGCCCCCGTCCCCTCGGCGTTCACCACGTTCGGCGGGCGCGTCCTGAAGGTGCACCGCGCGGTTCCCGAGCCGGGGCCGGCCGCCGCGCCGCCCGGCGCGGTGCTCGACACCGGCCCCGGTGGCATCCTGGTCATGACGGGCGCGGGTCGGCTCCGGCTGCTCGAGGTGCAGCTCGAGGGGAGGCGCCGGCTCGCGGCGGCCGACTTCCTCGCCGGCCATCCCGTGCCGCCCGGCACATGCCTCGGCGCCGCGTGA
- a CDS encoding ammonium transporter, whose protein sequence is MAITNRSCRATLPWRTGLFVAAVGILGRAAPALADEVPKIDSGDTAWMLTSSALVLMMTAPGLALFYGGLVRSKNTLSVVMQSFIMMALISVQWVLWGYSLAFGPDHGHVVGGLEWLGLRHVGLTPNADYAPTIPHQTYMIYQAMFAIITPALITGAFAERMKFSAFVVFSLLWATLVYDPLAHMVWGTGGLVGKVWGALDFAGGTVVHISSGTSALVCAIVIGKRLGFGSEPMPPHNLPLTVTGAALLWVGWFGFNAGSAVAANALATSAFVATNTATAAAALSWMGAEWLGKGKPTVLGAASGAVAGLVAITPASGFVEPMPALVIGAVAGVLCYSACNLKAALGWYDDALDVVGVHGVGGTWGAIATGLWATARINPDVFAPKGPAVSEGLFISGQWGLLGNQVLAVLVSYGLAIAGSLACLAITSAVTGGLRAADDDEFAGLDLSQHGESAYVFGAGGYGPIGQSAFAARSIEHPAALAAKVAE, encoded by the coding sequence ATGGCGATCACCAATCGGTCGTGCAGGGCAACGCTGCCGTGGCGTACGGGCCTGTTCGTGGCGGCCGTGGGAATTCTCGGCCGCGCGGCTCCGGCGCTCGCCGACGAGGTCCCCAAGATCGACTCCGGCGACACCGCGTGGATGCTCACCTCGTCGGCGCTGGTCCTCATGATGACGGCGCCGGGGCTCGCGCTCTTCTACGGCGGACTCGTGCGCAGCAAGAACACGCTCAGCGTCGTCATGCAGAGCTTCATCATGATGGCGCTGATCAGCGTGCAGTGGGTGCTGTGGGGCTACAGCCTGGCGTTCGGGCCCGACCACGGCCACGTCGTCGGTGGGCTCGAGTGGCTGGGGCTCCGGCATGTCGGCCTCACGCCCAACGCCGACTACGCGCCGACCATCCCGCACCAGACCTACATGATCTACCAGGCGATGTTCGCCATCATCACGCCCGCGCTCATCACCGGCGCGTTCGCCGAGCGCATGAAGTTCAGCGCCTTCGTCGTCTTCTCGCTGCTCTGGGCGACGCTCGTCTACGACCCGCTCGCGCACATGGTGTGGGGCACGGGCGGCCTCGTCGGCAAGGTCTGGGGCGCGCTCGACTTCGCGGGCGGCACCGTCGTGCACATCAGCTCCGGGACGTCGGCGCTCGTCTGCGCGATCGTGATCGGCAAGCGTCTCGGCTTCGGCAGCGAGCCCATGCCGCCGCACAACCTGCCCCTGACGGTGACGGGCGCCGCGCTCCTCTGGGTCGGCTGGTTCGGCTTCAACGCGGGCAGCGCCGTGGCCGCGAACGCGCTCGCGACCAGCGCCTTCGTCGCCACCAACACCGCGACGGCCGCCGCGGCGCTCTCGTGGATGGGCGCCGAGTGGCTCGGCAAGGGGAAGCCGACGGTGCTCGGGGCGGCGAGCGGCGCGGTCGCCGGCCTCGTCGCCATCACGCCGGCGTCGGGCTTCGTCGAGCCGATGCCGGCCCTCGTCATCGGCGCGGTGGCCGGCGTCCTCTGCTACTCGGCGTGCAACCTGAAGGCCGCGCTCGGCTGGTACGACGACGCCCTCGACGTCGTCGGCGTGCACGGCGTGGGCGGCACGTGGGGCGCGATCGCCACGGGGCTGTGGGCGACGGCGCGCATCAATCCCGACGTCTTCGCGCCCAAGGGTCCGGCGGTGAGCGAAGGGCTCTTCATCTCGGGGCAGTGGGGACTCCTCGGGAACCAGGTGCTCGCCGTGCTCGTCTCCTACGGGCTCGCCATCGCCGGCTCGCTCGCGTGCCTGGCGATCACCAGCGCGGTGACGGGCGGGCTGCGCGCCGCCGACGACGACGAGTTCGCGGGGCTCGATCTCTCGCAGCACGGCGAGAGCGCCTACGTGTTCGGCGCGGGCGGCTACGGGCCGATCGGGCAGAGCGCGTTCGCGGCGCGGTCGATCGAGCATCCCGCCGCGCTCGCCGCCAAGGTGGCGGAGTGA
- the pilM gene encoding type IV pilus assembly protein PilM, giving the protein MQPLAEKRVVSGLPGVAPRLLLDGQPLLSAHEKTWPRWARPGLLVSGLRSSPERRHVGCTSCPPDASEWEKTLATLANYALTSRRAGRILAAGFRSRAPARLEGVGCGDEEDQALAPAEGVTPRSLVRRVLAAKLSNPFRRAAGFLVLDIGSSSVKLAEVHHGPSGPRLATLDMAPLPPTVVQSNVVQDEGPVVDAVRAIMARRGVQARQVITAVPGPAVMVKKVLLPAQTGAAVESAVLAEAGHLIPDSLDNVNLDYQVIDLIEAGNKMEVLVVAVKKEIINSYTNAIRAADLEPVVVDVDYFALENMFELNYDPPGGHPLALVNIGARYSSINILKNGRSTFTGDVPVGGAEYNDALVRQLGVSPADAEALKQGRAAGGADPAAAEQVLASVTELIVEEIQRALSFFWTAATDEPLGAVFLSGGPARMPGLSAELKQRLDCVVEVADPFRRAQVERRVDRLLIEASGPSLAIAVGLATRRPGDK; this is encoded by the coding sequence TTGCAGCCGCTCGCCGAGAAACGTGTGGTTTCCGGGCTTCCGGGGGTGGCACCTCGCTTGCTCCTCGACGGGCAGCCCCTCCTTTCTGCACACGAGAAGACCTGGCCGCGATGGGCGCGGCCGGGTCTTCTCGTTTCTGGGCTCCGCTCGTCGCCGGAACGCCGGCACGTGGGTTGCACATCCTGCCCGCCCGACGCGAGCGAGTGGGAGAAAACACTCGCAACATTAGCTAACTATGCTTTGACAAGCCGTAGGGCCGGGCGCATACTCGCCGCGGGGTTCAGGTCGCGGGCGCCTGCCAGGCTCGAGGGGGTTGGTTGTGGAGATGAGGAGGATCAGGCCTTGGCGCCAGCAGAAGGTGTGACCCCGCGCTCGCTCGTCCGGCGCGTCCTCGCCGCCAAGCTCTCGAATCCCTTTCGCCGCGCGGCCGGGTTTCTCGTGCTGGACATCGGGTCTAGCAGCGTGAAGCTGGCCGAGGTGCACCATGGTCCCAGCGGACCGCGGCTCGCGACCCTCGACATGGCCCCCCTGCCCCCCACCGTGGTGCAGTCGAACGTGGTGCAGGACGAGGGGCCGGTGGTCGATGCCGTCCGGGCCATCATGGCGCGCCGCGGCGTGCAGGCGCGGCAGGTGATCACGGCCGTGCCCGGGCCCGCGGTCATGGTGAAGAAGGTCCTGCTGCCCGCCCAGACCGGCGCGGCGGTCGAATCGGCGGTGCTCGCCGAGGCGGGGCACTTGATCCCGGACTCCCTCGACAACGTCAACCTCGACTACCAGGTCATCGACCTGATCGAGGCCGGCAACAAGATGGAGGTCCTGGTCGTCGCGGTGAAGAAGGAGATCATCAACAGCTACACCAACGCCATCCGCGCGGCCGACCTGGAGCCGGTCGTGGTCGATGTGGACTACTTCGCGCTCGAGAACATGTTCGAGCTGAACTACGACCCGCCCGGGGGGCACCCCCTGGCGCTGGTCAACATCGGCGCCCGCTACTCCTCGATCAACATACTCAAGAACGGCCGCTCGACCTTCACGGGAGATGTCCCGGTCGGAGGGGCCGAGTACAACGACGCGCTCGTCCGCCAGCTCGGGGTGTCCCCGGCGGACGCCGAGGCGCTGAAGCAGGGGCGGGCCGCCGGCGGCGCCGACCCGGCCGCGGCCGAGCAGGTCCTCGCCTCGGTCACCGAGCTCATCGTCGAGGAGATCCAGCGCGCGCTCAGCTTCTTCTGGACCGCCGCCACCGACGAGCCGCTCGGCGCCGTCTTCCTCTCCGGCGGGCCGGCACGCATGCCCGGGCTGTCCGCCGAGCTCAAGCAACGGCTCGACTGCGTGGTCGAGGTGGCGGATCCCTTTCGCCGCGCGCAGGTGGAGCGCCGGGTCGACCGGCTGCTCATCGAGGCGAGCGGCCCGTCCCTCGCCATTGCCGTCGGCCTGGCCACCCGCCGTCCGGGGGACAAATGA
- a CDS encoding P-II family nitrogen regulator, whose protein sequence is MKKVEAIIKPFKLDEVKESLSAIGVQGITVSEVKGFGRQKGHTELYRGAEYVVDFLPKVKLEIIVRDEQVTDVVETIEKAAKTGRIGDGKIFVLPIEEVVRIRTGERGGDAI, encoded by the coding sequence ATGAAGAAGGTCGAGGCGATCATCAAACCGTTCAAGCTCGACGAGGTGAAGGAGAGCCTCTCCGCCATCGGGGTGCAGGGCATCACCGTGAGCGAAGTGAAGGGCTTCGGACGGCAGAAGGGGCACACCGAGCTCTACCGGGGGGCCGAGTACGTCGTCGATTTCCTGCCGAAGGTGAAACTCGAGATCATCGTGCGCGACGAGCAGGTGACGGACGTGGTGGAAACGATCGAGAAGGCAGCAAAGACGGGGCGGATCGGCGACGGGAAGATCTTCGTCCTGCCGATCGAGGAGGTGGTTCGCATCCGCACGGGAGAGCGAGGCGGCGACGCGATCTAA